In the Ipomoea triloba cultivar NCNSP0323 chromosome 6, ASM357664v1 genome, one interval contains:
- the LOC116022856 gene encoding S-adenosylmethionine carrier 1, chloroplastic/mitochondrial-like — translation MSTDLKAASSGGGRNFKVFNFRDEKNMLLASVNKQETLFDFLRILYEGAVAGAAAGVVVETVLYPIDTIKTRLQAVRGGGEIILKGLYSGLAGNLAGVLPASAIFVGVYEPTKQKLLKSLPENLSALAHLTAGAVGGAASSIIRVPTEVVKQRMQTGQFASAPDAVRLIISKEGFRGLYAGYGSFLLRDLPFDAMQFCIYEQLRLGYKLAAKRDLNDSENAMIGAFAGAVTGAITTPLDVIKTRLMVQGSAKQYQGVLHCVGTIAREEGTSALFKGMGPRVLWIGIGGSIFFGVLEKTKQLLAQKRPVDQ, via the exons ATGTCTACGGATTTGAAGGCAGCCTCATCTG GAGGTGGACGGAATTTCAAGGTATTCAACTTTCGCGATGAGAAAAACATGCTCCTTGCATCAGTTAACAAACAAGAGACGCTGTTTGATTTTCTACGCATTTTATATG AGGGTGCTGTAGCTGGAGCAGCTGCTGGTGTTGTTGTAGAAACTGTATTATACCCAATTGATACAATAAAGACTCGACTTCAAGCAG TCCGTGGTGGTGGAGAAATAATTCTGAAGGGTCTCTATTCAGGCTTGGCTGGAAATCTCGCAGGAGTCTTACC AGCTTCGGCAATATTTGTCGGAGTGTATGAACCTACAAAGCAAAAATTGCTGAAGAGCTTGCCTGAAAACTTGAGTGCCTTGGCTCACTTG ACTGCAGGTGCTGTTGGAGGTGCTGCTTCTTCAATTATTCGTGTACCAACAGAG GTAGTCAAGCAAAGGATGCAGACTGGGCAATTTGCTTCAGCCCCTGATGCAGTACGCCTTATCATTTCTAAGGAAGGTTTTAGAGGCCTTTATGCA GGATATGGCTCTTTTCTACTGCGAGACTTACCTTTTGATGCTATGCAGTTCTGCATATATGAGCAGCTCCGGTTGGGATATAAGTTAGCT GCAAAAAGGGATCTGAATGATTCTGAGAATGCAATGATTGGTGCTTTTGCAG GTGCTGTTACTGGAGCCATAACAACTCCTCTTGATGTGATAAAAACTAGACTGATGGTTCAG GGATCAGCAAAGCAGTACCAGGGTGTTCTCCATTGTGTCGGAACTATTGCAAGAGAAGAAGGAACATCTGCTCTTTTTAAG GGGATGGGACCAAGAGTGCTTTGGATAGGTATTGGAGGTTCAATATTTTTTGGAGTGCTTGAGAAGACCAAACAACTGCTTGCCCAGAAAAGACCAGTTGACCAGTAA